A stretch of DNA from Candidatus Limnocylindrales bacterium:
CGTCCAACGAAATTACCGATGGTGAGTTGATTCTCAGGGCCTATGAGCAGTGGGGTGAACACTGTCTAGAGAAGCTGTTAGGAGACTTTGCCTTTGCTCTTTGGGATCGCAGAAGGCAGGTATTATTCTGTGCCCGGGATCCCTTTGGCGTTAAACCTTTTTATTATTATCATTCTGATCGGATCTTTGCCTTTGCCTCTGAAATTAAAGCACTTCTTTGTCTTCCAGAGGTACCACGACGGCTTAACGAAGTAAGGGTAGCCGACTACCTGGTATCGATCCTGGAGGACAAGATTATTACCTTTTATCGGGAAATTTTCCGTCTTCCGCCGGGTCACTGTATGACCGTAGACCGCGAGAAAGTATCGATACACTCCTACTGGTCCCTGGATCCCACCCATGACATCCGCTACGGTTCAAACGAAGAGTATGCCGAAGCCTTCCACGATCTCTTCAGGGAAGCAGTTCGTTGTCGTCTGCGAAGTGCTTTTCCCATAGGCTCAACCTTAAGCGGAGGGTTAGACTCCTCCTCCGTTGTCTGTATGGCCCGGAAAATCCTGGCCCAGGACCATAGCCGGGGATTACAGACGTTTTCTGCCATCTTTGATACGGTTCCCCAATGTGACGAACGGCCGTTTATCAATGCCGTTCTGGCTCAGGACGGATTAAAGCCGCACTATATTCCTGCAGATAGGTTGAGCCCTTTAACCGATCTGGAACGTATGTTTTGGCATGAGGATGAAGCCTTCTACACCCCTAATTTATTCATACACTGGGGCCTATACAAGGCCGCCCATCAACAAAATGTTCGAGTCTTTCTGGACGGTCTGGATGGGGATACCACCGTGTCTCATGGTCTTTCTTTGTTAACCGAACTTTTCCGTGCCGGAAAATGGTACTCCCTGATCATGGAAATTAAGGATCTCTCCCGGTATTTTAATCGCTCACCCTGGCGGCTTTTTCGAATGTATGTTCTTAGACCCTTCACGCCCAAACCGATACGACAGGTTTGGCGGGTACTCCGGGGACGGGCCCGGCCGGATTGGATGGTCGGTACGGTTATTAACCCTTATTTTGCCTCCCGTATCGGCCTGACAGAGCGTTACCAAACCTTGCTGAAGGGACACCTGGATGTGGCTTACTCTTCAAGAGAGAATCACTGGAGACGGCTCACGGCCGGTCTTATTCCCTTTGCCCTTGAAGTTGCCGATAAAGCTGCTGCGGCCTTTTCACTCGAACCCCGTTATCCCTTCTTCGACCGGCGATTGGTAGAGTTCTGCCTGGCCCTCCCTCCTGAACAGAAACTCTACCGGGGTTGGACCCGAATTATTCTGCGTCGTGCTATGGCCGATGTCTTGCCCGTGGAAGTCCAGTGGCGAAGGGACAAATCGAACCTGGCCCCGAACTTCACCCAGGGGCTGTTGGCCTTTGAGCGAGAACGTCTGGAAGAGGTAATCCTGAACAACTCTAACAGGGTCGAGGAATAGGTGGATATTCCTGCTCTACGTAAAGCTTATCAACAATATCTGGATGAAAGAGATCCTTCCAGTGCCCTTACAGTATGGAAAACTGTGACGTTAGCTTTGTGGCTCCGCCAGACCGGATTAACTCCATGAATTCTTTCAGAAAGGAGGTGGAGAAACGGCAACTAAACCCAGTAATTTATAGGAACCCGAGATAACCATCAACCCTTTTCATGAAAGGAGTTTAAGACCATGAAAAAAGAGGAAGCGAATTTGTTAGGGTTTGAAGGAGAGGAGAAGCCGACAAAGAAACCTTATCATGCCCCTCAACTCACGGTATACGGTACCGTGGAGCAGATTACAAGATATTTGGAGGGTCCTCCAGTCGATCTAACTTTAGGCTACCTGCTGTAACTATAGAAGTACAGGAATTTCGATATAGTTAATGGTTATCCCCTATTATAGAGAGTTGGTATGATAAAAGCTATTGTCTATTCACCGTATTGACTTCTCTTAAATTAAAGACTGTGGTCTTTATGAGGCTAGGCGGTTTATTCAATCAGAAGGATACGAGAGCATAGAGAGGATTTACCATTTCTGCGGGTTGGTATAATTTCCCGGAGGAGAGGCGCATGTTTTCTTATCTGGCATATGGTCTGACGGTCCACTCCACTTTGTCCTTACCGGAGCTTGTACCGGGTGAAGCGGAAGCAGATGTCATGGTTCGTCTGGAAAAGGTAGCATACGGTCTGCCGGAGCCGGTGGATGGAAGGAGTCATTTTTGGATGACCGATGAAGGGATTTATCTTTTCTATGAAGAGGCCGGAACGTTCCTGATACGAGGGGGGAGGGAAATTCTTATAGACCCGGTTCCAGGAGTGGAGGAGCGGGTTCTTCGGCTTTTCATCTTAGGACCGGCTCTGAGAGTACTACTCCATCAACGAGGACTTTTAGTGTTCCATGCCAGTGCTGTTTCGATGAACGGTGCTGCGATTGCTTTTCTAGGCGGGCCGGGTTGGGGTAAATCTACTACGGTTGCTGCCCTGTATGCCCGAGGGCACGGGGTAGTGGCGGATGATATAACGGCCGTTGAGGTAGCTAAAGACCATCCCTTGGTATTTCCGGGTTTTCCACAACTCAAGCTTTGGCCGGAAGCAGTCACGGCTCTGGGAGAAGATCCGGGAATGCTATATTCCCTTCATCCTCATCTGGAAAAACGTGGTAAGCGGATTACAAAGGGGTTTTCCCCTCATCCCTTACCCCTGCGGTGTATCTATGTCCTGGCCGAAGGCCAGATTCCTGAGATCGAATCTATCCAACCTCAGGAAACCTTAATAGAACTGATACGCCATTTCTATGGGATTAAACTGCTTCGATCCTCAGAGGTCTCTTCTCACTTCCTGCGATGTGCCAGCCTTGCTAAAAAAGTAGCCATCCGTCGCTTGAAGAGGCCGCGTTCCCTTTCAAGTCTCTTCAATGTGGTACAGATGGTGGAGGAAGACCTTGTCCGGAATTTCCAATAAAATTTCAATATGGGGTATTCGCCCCGAAGTCGAACTACTCCTGGATTGTGCCAGGACCCATATGGATCCTGAAAGGGCCGAACGAATTAAGAGAATATCGCAGGAGGGGTTAGACTGGGATTACTTGCTCCGGACGGCGCTGTTGCACAGAACGACGCCGCTTTTGTACTGGCACCTTAACATCCTCTGCCCGGAAGTTGTTCCGAAAACTATTCTGGATCAACTACGAGACTTTTTTCATGGTAATGTCCGGCGTAATCTTTTCCTGACCGGAGAACTGCTTAAACTCTTGAGCCTGTTGGAGGTCCATAAAATTACTGCGATTCCCTACAAAGGACCGATTCTGGCTCTGTCTGCATATGGAAATCTTGCCTTTCGGCACTTCGATGATCTGGACATCTTAATCCGCAAGCAGGATATCTTGAAGGCCAAGGATCTTTTAATTTCCCAGGGGTACCGGCCGAAATATCCTTTCTTTTCCACACGTGAAGAAGCTTATCTGGAATTCCATCGACAACTCCCCTTTACCCGGGACGATGGCATAGGGGTGGTAGAGTTACATACGGCAACTACCCAGAAATACCTCTCTTTCCCCGATCCGGAGTCCTTATGGAGTCGCCTTACTCCGGTATCTTTCCAGGGTACCCAGGTTCTGACGCTCTCTTCCGAGGATTTACTCCTTATTCTCTGTATACATGGGGCCAAACATTTATGGGAAAGGATAGGATGGATCTGTGATATTGCCGAACTGATTCGAACCCATCCCGACATAGACTGGGAATGGACACTGGAACAGGCCAGGACCCTGGGTGGAGAGCGGGCCTTGTTGCTGGGCCTTTATTTAGCTACCGATCTTCTGGGCACTTCCCTTCCCCAGGAAATCTCTCAAAAGCTGTCCGATCCGGTGGTAAAAAATCTTGCCCGGCGGTTATCCAACAAACTTCTCCAGAAGTCAAACCCTCGACCTGGAATTTTCGAACCCTCCCTTTTCCAACCCCTTTATCTCCAGATGCGGGAGCGTTTACAGGACAGGGTTCGATATGGTCTTTATCTTCCCTATCTTGCCATAACCCCGACCCGCGAAGACCATCAATTTCTACCCCTACCGGCATCTTTCTTTTTTCTTTATTATTTGATTCGGCCAATCCGACTGACCGGAAAGTACTTCTGGAGGCTCTTTCGGCGTCTTCTCTGATCGGAGAATCTACGAACTTGCAGATTTGATAAACGGTTTTCTATCCTATCGGGGGGCCTGGGTCAGAATCCTAACTGTTTTTTTACACCATTACTTTGTAAAGTTAGTTTTCATATACCTTCCTTAAAACTCTGTTAGGGATAATCTGTTTATAGCAAAATAGCTCCCCAACCCTATGTGTGAAGCTCCGTTAGGAACGGCCTGTCCAGGACAGATTCCAAACAGATTGCTCCTGGTGGAGCGTAGAGGTTGAGGAGAGGCATCAATAGAATTCGATACGAAATGACGCGCTACAGAATGATGATCTTGATTGAGTAAGGAAACAAATACGTTTTCAATCTGCCCTCCAATGAAGCCCGTAGTATCACTTCCTGGCCAGAAACTTCTTTGCTTCTCGAAGCTCGGTCCTCTGACTGTCCGGACACCTGCAAACCTCCAGGAGTTTTGTATAGAATTCCCTGGCTTTTTCGTAATTCCCCGAAAGTTCGGCCGCCTTGGCTGCACCATAGAGGCCATGAAGACGGTTCGGGAAAGCTTTAAGGGAAGTTTCAAACTCGACCAGAGCCTGCGCAGGTTCCCGAGCCTCAACAAAGGAATCTTCCAGTAAGTCGGCACAGACCATGGCCTGGGCGGAACGGGCTGGTTCATAAAGCTCAAGGAGTAAATCTCCCAGGAGCTCCCGTGCGGGAAGGATAGGACCTGGAGTTACACCGGGTTTTCCCAGGGAATCTTCAAGATCGGCAGCAGACCGCATCAGCTTTAAGGCCTCATCGTTCTTTCCTTCGGCATGGGCCAGAAGGGCAGCCGCGGCTCTGCGCTGAACTTCAACCTGATCGACCCAGTAGGTCTGCCGGGCTTCAAGGAGCTTTTCATGGATTGCCTGAAGCTTTTCAACAGCTTCACGAGCTTTGGCGGTGTCGCCCATCCGTGCAGATCCGATGGCCCGGGCAAAATAGGTTATGGCCTCCGCAGCCGGATAACGACCTGGGCGAGGCTCAAGGGAAGCCGCTTCAACCCAACGTCGGGTTTCAACGGTATAACGGGCCGGGATGGCTGCAGCAGCATAGGCCAAGGCCATATTCTCTCCAGGCTCCTGGACGGTATTTAGCTCCTCGAGGATCCGCCTGACCTCAGCATCCCTAGCCTGCTGCAGGTAAGCATAGGCTCCATAATCCAGGGCATGGAATTGTTCGAATATCAGGTTTTGATCCTTTGCCGCAGCCGCAGACGCAAGACTGGACGCAATGGCTTCATCCCACAAGCCGAGTCGGATAAAAATATGGGACGGCATATGGAGGGCGTGGGGAACTGAGGGGGCAATCTTTGCGTATCTCCGAGCCGCGGTAAGGGCCCGATCTGCCAGGGGTGGGAAATCATAAGCGTGGATGAGGTAATGGGCTGCCCCGGGATGATTGGGCTCTTGGGCAAAAATTTTCTCCAGAAGCTCTCCAGCTTTCTTCTGATTCGTATAGGTTTTATCGGTTGGACTCGCCGTGGCAATAAGGGCAAGGGCATAAAAGGCCGTT
This window harbors:
- a CDS encoding lasso peptide isopeptide bond-forming cyclase; the encoded protein is MSAIVGIYYPDNRPVNSLHLDHMLKSLAHRGPDGAGAWQEGPMGLGHGRLWTTPESVHEKLPLANKTGDFILTADARIDNRNELIATLEITDPPSNEITDGELILRAYEQWGEHCLEKLLGDFAFALWDRRRQVLFCARDPFGVKPFYYYHSDRIFAFASEIKALLCLPEVPRRLNEVRVADYLVSILEDKIITFYREIFRLPPGHCMTVDREKVSIHSYWSLDPTHDIRYGSNEEYAEAFHDLFREAVRCRLRSAFPIGSTLSGGLDSSSVVCMARKILAQDHSRGLQTFSAIFDTVPQCDERPFINAVLAQDGLKPHYIPADRLSPLTDLERMFWHEDEAFYTPNLFIHWGLYKAAHQQNVRVFLDGLDGDTTVSHGLSLLTELFRAGKWYSLIMEIKDLSRYFNRSPWRLFRMYVLRPFTPKPIRQVWRVLRGRARPDWMVGTVINPYFASRIGLTERYQTLLKGHLDVAYSSRENHWRRLTAGLIPFALEVADKAAAAFSLEPRYPFFDRRLVEFCLALPPEQKLYRGWTRIILRRAMADVLPVEVQWRRDKSNLAPNFTQGLLAFERERLEEVILNNSNRVEE
- a CDS encoding nucleotidyltransferase family protein; its protein translation is MSGISNKISIWGIRPEVELLLDCARTHMDPERAERIKRISQEGLDWDYLLRTALLHRTTPLLYWHLNILCPEVVPKTILDQLRDFFHGNVRRNLFLTGELLKLLSLLEVHKITAIPYKGPILALSAYGNLAFRHFDDLDILIRKQDILKAKDLLISQGYRPKYPFFSTREEAYLEFHRQLPFTRDDGIGVVELHTATTQKYLSFPDPESLWSRLTPVSFQGTQVLTLSSEDLLLILCIHGAKHLWERIGWICDIAELIRTHPDIDWEWTLEQARTLGGERALLLGLYLATDLLGTSLPQEISQKLSDPVVKNLARRLSNKLLQKSNPRPGIFEPSLFQPLYLQMRERLQDRVRYGLYLPYLAITPTREDHQFLPLPASFFFLYYLIRPIRLTGKYFWRLFRRLL